The proteins below are encoded in one region of Triticum aestivum cultivar Chinese Spring chromosome 1B, IWGSC CS RefSeq v2.1, whole genome shotgun sequence:
- the LOC123088265 gene encoding pectinesterase inhibitor 8-like, with amino-acid sequence MRFASDFHTGKDFGADLRRVQMIKAPTSSPLAAAAAVLVVVSAWGADATIETTCRDAGAGDRRVDVAFCVRQFLAYQGAAEADTWGLARTAVLIGINLADDAIFDLTHGKILPEPKDKKAEAAMDACVKAYDKVGLAFAEASDELRARRYAAAKEEMASVAPLLQRCDGGLVKVGLPSPLPRYSADCLQTTIIGIAITNLVK; translated from the coding sequence ATGCGCTTCGCTTCCGATTTTCACACTGGTAAGGATTTCGGAGCAGATCTTCGAAGAGTACAGATGATCAAGGCGCCCACCTCCTCGCCCTtggccgcggccgcggccgtgCTCGTCGTCGTGTCGGCGTGGGGCGCGGACGCGACGATCGAGACCACGTGCAGGGACGCAGGTGCGGGCGACCGGCGCGTGGACGTCGCGTTCTGCGTGCGCCAGTTCTTGGCGTACCAGGGCGCCGCGGAGGCGGATACCTGGGGCCTGGCAAGGACGGCCGTGCTCATCGGCATCAACCTCGCCGACGACGCCATCTTCGACCTCACCCACGGGAAGATCCTCCCGGAGCCCAAGGACAAGaaggccgaggcggccatggacGCGTGCGTGAAGGCGTACGACAAGGTAGGCCTGGCCTTCGCGGAGGCTTCCGACGAGCTCAGGGCGCGCCGGTACGCGGCGGCCAAGGAGGAGATGGCGAGCGTGGCGCCGCTCCTGCAGCGGTGCGACGGCGGGCTTGTCAAGGTCGGGCTCCCGTCGCCGCTGCCCAGGTACAGCGCCGACTGCCTGCAGACGACCATCATTGGCATCGCCATAACCAACCTCGtcaagtga